A genomic stretch from Theropithecus gelada isolate Dixy chromosome 2, Tgel_1.0, whole genome shotgun sequence includes:
- the TMEM115 gene encoding transmembrane protein 115, which translates to MQRALPGARQHLGAILASASVVVKALCAAVLFLYLLSFAVDTGCLAVTPGYLFPPNFWIWTLATHGLMEQHVWDVAISLTTVVVAGRLLEPLWGALELLIFFSVVNVSVGLLGAFAYLLTYMASFNLVYLFTVRIHGALGFLGGVLVALKQTMGDCVVLRVPQVRVSVMPMLLLALLLLLRLATLLQSPALASYGFGLLSSWVYLRFYQRHSRGRGDMADHFAFATFFPEILQPVVGLLANLVHGLLVKVKICQKTVKRYDVGAPSSITISLPGTDPQDAERRRQLALKALNERLKRVEDQSVWPSMDDDEEESGAKVDSPLPSDKAPTPPGKGAAPESSLITFEAAPSTL; encoded by the exons ATGCAACGTGCCCTgccaggcgcccgccagcacttGGGGGCCATCCTGGCCAGCGCCAGCGTGGTGGTGAAGGCTCTGTGTGCAGCGGTACTATTCCTCTACCTGCTCTCCTTCGCCGTGGACACAGGCTGCCTGGCGGTCACCCCGGGCTACCTCTTTCCCCCCAACTTCTGGATCTGGACCCTGGCCACCCATGGGCTGATGGAGCAGCATGTGTGGGACGTGGCCATCAGCCTGACCACGGTGGTGGTGGCTGGGCGTTTGCTGGAGCCCCTCTGGGGGGCCTTGGAGCTGCTCATCTTCTTCTCAGTGGTGAATGTGTCTGTAGGGCTGCTGGGGGCCTTCGCCTACCTCCTCACCTACATGGCTTCCTTCAACCTGGTCTACTTGTTCACTGTCCGTATCCACGGCGCCTTGGGCTTCCTAGGTGGTGTCCTGGTGGCACTCAAGCAAACCATGGGGGACTGTGTGGTCCTGCGAGTGCCCCAGGTGCGCGTCAGTGTGATGCCCATGCTGCTGCTGGCACTGCTGCTCCTGCTGCGGCTCGCCACACTGCTCCAGAGCCCAGCACTGGCTTCCTATGGCTTCGGATTGCTCTCCAGTTGGGTGTATCTTCGCTTCTACCAGCGCCACAGCCGGGGCCGAGGGGACATGGCTGACCATTTTGCATTCGCCACTTTCTTCCCTGAGATCCTGCAGCCTGTGGTGGGGTTGCTGGCGAACTTGGTGCACGGCCTTCTGGTGAAGGTAAAGATATGCCAGAAGACGGTGAAGCGCTACGATGTGGGTGCCCCATCCTCCATCACCATCAGCCTGCCAGGCACAGACCCTCAAGACGCGGAGCGGAGAAG GCAACTGGCCCTGAAGGCACTCAATGAGCGGCTGAAGAGAGTGGAGGACCAGTCCGTCTGGCCCAGCATGGATGATGATGAAGAGGAGTCTGGGGCCAAGGTAGACAGCCCCCTGCCCTCAGACAAAGCTCCTACACCCCCAGGGAAGGGGGCTGCCCCAGAATCCAGTCTAATCACCTTCGAGGCAGCTCCCTCGACGCTGTAA
- the LOC112618243 gene encoding cytochrome b561 domain-containing protein 2 → MALSAETESHIYRALRTASGAAAHLVALGFTIFVAVLARPGSSLFSWHPVLMSLAFSFLMTEALLVFSPESSLLRSLSRKGRARCHWVLQLLALLCALLGLGLVILHKEQLGKAHLATRHGQAGLLAVLWAGLQCSGGVGLLYPKLLPRWPLAKLKLYHATSGLVGYLLGSASLLLGMCSLWFTASVTGAVWYLAALCPVLTSLVIMNQVSNAYLYRKRIQP, encoded by the exons ATGGCCCTTTCTGCGGAGACCGAGTCACACATCTACCGAGCTCTGCGCACTGCTTCTGGAGCTGCCGCCCACCTTGTGGCCCTGGGCTTTACCATCTTTGTGGCTGTGCTTGCCAGGCCTGGCTCCA GCCTGTTCTCCTGGCACCCGGTGCTTATGTCTCTGGCT TTCTCCTTCCTGATGACCGAGGCACTACTGGTGTTTTCTCCTGAGAGTTCACTGCTGCGCTCCCTCTCACGGAAGGGCCGAGCACGCTGCCACTGGgtgctgcagctgctggccctgcTGTGTGCACTGCTGGGCCTCGGCCTTGTCATCCTCCACAAAGAGCAGCTTGGCAAAGCCCACCTGGCTACGCGGCATGGGCAGGCAGGGCTGCTGGCTGTGCTGTGGGCAGGGCTACAATGCTCAGGTGGGGTGGGGCTGCTCTACCCCAAGCTGCTGCCCCGATGGCCCCTGGCGAAGCTCAAGCTATACCATGCTACTTCTGGGCTGGTGGGCTACCTGCTGGGTAGTGCCAGCCTCTTGCTGGGCATGTGCTCACTCTGGTTCACCGCTTCTGTCACTGGTGCAGTCTGGTACCTGGCTGCACTATGCCCTGTCCTCACCAGCTTGGTCATTATGAACCAGGTGAGCAATGCCTACCTATACCGCAAGAGGATCCAACCATGA